The Lycium barbarum isolate Lr01 chromosome 11, ASM1917538v2, whole genome shotgun sequence genome contains the following window.
TAAAAAATCCAGCCACATAATTTAGCTACCTTGATCTCAATAAAGCAACTATTTTGTGTAGGTCCATCAGTAAAAACATGACATCTTTGTTTAAATACCGAATGTTCTCCCATTAATGCAGACTAACGTAAACTAATGCTACTTTATACTAACCAGTATATATATGCTATGAGTAATGATTTCACCGAAAAGATTGCTGCTTTGTATTAACAAAAACATAATGTTACACTAACTATTCAGCCCTTTTTCACATAAATCATTATTTTAAGCATTTCTTTACCAAAATTGAACCCGATAGTCTATTCAAACataaatttttattttcaaatcaaactagTCCAGGCTTTATTGAGAGATGGAGATAGCAACAGATATCGTTCCCCCTTATTTCGGTCAACCATAtcaatttggagaaattttgtTTTTCCATGAGACTAATTAAAAAATCCCTGTGTTGGGGTTATCatcatttttaaaaattattatcttAGTGAAGTGAATAAAATCAAATAAGACACCAACAACTCAACACTCGTGCTATTTGAATCCTATCATTCAGACAACCATAATAAGTTATGCTTATCTCAATTAGCTCGGTTTATCTTACATAAACAAACTAAATTGTGTGAGGCAATCAAATAAAAAAATCCTATATATAATAGTAGTACACAGTTTTTACTGGCACTTGAATCATGGGTAAACCAAAAGGAAAAAGTTTAAAACAATAAAAAGTTACAAGATAGATATAAATTCACCACATATTCCCATGTGAAGCATGTGCTCGCAGCGAGTACCAATCTTAGGGATGCAATAACTAAGATTATTTACCATCAATGCAAGACTGTAGTTGTGTGGACACATAAGAAAGGAAGACGTCTCTAATTCTTCATCATTAACTGTGATAAGCAACCGTTTATGGTGAGTATTTTTTTATCATCGTGGTGTGAGGGCCAATTCCACCAAAGCTTGAACAGATGGGAAGGAATCGCCCAGTGTGTCTGTCTctctgagacctcatggttctcaactcACTTTATTGACCACTAGGTCACACCTTTGGGTGCACCGTTCAAGATGAGTTGTAATGCATGCACAGAAAACTTATCATAACATAAATTTCTATTGAATATTCAGATGTTAAACTGCAACACCTCATGAGAATAACAAGAATCTATTTCTAAAACATCCTCTATTTCTTTTTGCATAGCCATGTGGCAGGAATCCACCCATCAAGTGATGATATACAGAGAAACAATTTTAGCTTCCATGTATAAGATAGCAAAATGCTATAAGCTCTTAACAATAGCTATTGTTCAAaggaccaaaaaagaaaaaacattgAAAACTGTAAGGTAACATGAGGTAAGGAAGCAGAACATGTAGAATACCTTGTTGTACCACAATACTCCATCTCTGCAAGTTTCAGCAGCGCCACACTGCATCCCAAAATGATTGAAGTTAGACTATTCAAAGAATGAGGTAATACAGTGACAGTAGCCAACTAGCCATAGGTTGATAATAACTGGGTTCACTTGCAAAGTATgaaaagaagttgcaacaagaaAAAATTGTAGAAGTTAGGTACTCTTTCTGTTCCTAATCTTGTCCTAAGCTGAATTTTCCAGTCAAAAAATGCGAAAACTGGTTACTGACCTACTCTTAGTCTATCTAGCATTTTGGAACTAAAACTTGAACAATTTAATAGTATTTATATCCTACTTAACATGTGCCTTCTCTTATTTCCTTCATTTGAAGACTCGAGGTCAATATTCATTCCAAAAGCCAGACAAATTGACCATAAAGTCAAATAATACACCTAAAGTGGAATAGAGGCCCCGTACACAacttgcaaatgatttttttttatattcattCCAGGCTCGTTTTATGCCATAAAGACAGTCTTTCTGGCATAAAACGAAATGACGAGACTATGAGGAAAGTGCAAGGACTTgtaacagattttttttttttttttgacaatggtAACATTAGCTTGTAACAGATTTTTGTTCACTGCATAAATTTCTCGCATCTTGCTTGAGTTTTTTATTAGTACTTTGAATTTCAGCTTCTTGCACATTGAACTGAATGCATTTGTTTCAGATTGCTTGTGACCCTAATTATCATAAGATAAACAGGTAAGCAAACAAATTGCTACCACATAACTATGTCAACCATATAAATAGTGTAGGGTGAGAACCATAAGAGGAATTCTCAATGGTTCTCACAAAATATAGAAAGACCACCAGCAGAACTAAGAAAATATCACTGCACAAATATGATGACAACATCTACTTTTTAAAGCCCTAAAAACGCATGTCACAGTTATCATTATAAACATTTTCAGCGGCATACCTAGCATGAAGATGCGGAATGGAGACCTTCTCAATAACACTCCCGAAAATGACAGCCTCCCTCAAGGTGCATGTCTTTGACTGGAAAAGAAAATAGACATTTCAGAGAGCACAGGATAAGCATCATACACATGTGCAAAGAGATGATACAGAAAATAGAACTATACTAAATGCATGTGTACCTCACACAAGGGAAACAAGATTCCCTTATTGAAGGCAGCAGGTTTATAAAGAGATTTCTTTAAAGATTGATATAGAGCAAAATGCAATCTCTTATTCTTGCGAATATCATCTCTAACTCGTGGGAGCAAGACAAACTTGTAGAAGCGTTCTGCCTTCTTGACACCCAAATTAGAAGCAAAAATTCTTGTGGCTTGGTACATTGCATTTGGTGACCATTTCTCAGGTTCTGTTAGATATAAAACATCTTCCCAATATTGTAATGAAGGAATATGTTTGAATGCTTTTGGCATCTTGCCTGAAGTGTATTTGTTAAGATGCTTGCCAACACTGCATAACAAGCATCGCCAGTCAGCAAGGTTGTTAATGCTAAGTTTGCAGATTACCAATAGAAGACTtcacttgtaaaaaaaaaaaaaaaaaaaaataaggaccAGGACATAAAACATACCCTTTGTACAACTCAATGATCGAGTCATCCAATTTGGGCGTTGGTTGCACTCCTACAAACAAACTATATCAGTTCTCATCATCAAattgcttttttattttttatttttagttttttggATAAAGGACATTGTCAAATTGCTAAAAAAGTGTGATAATGGATGTAATTAAACCTTGGGTTGCTCATGAACAATCAAAAGAAGTCAAATATTGGTGATAGTTATTTCCTGTTTGAAATGATTCAGAATAAAACCTGAAGAAACTTGTGGATTTTGTTCCTTCATCTTTTCGATGATATTGGCCAATGTGCGCTCAGGGCGTTCATGCTTAGATAAGAAAGACTCCAATAGCATCTCATCCTCCAATAGCAACTTATCAACCTCATCCTGTTTGAACACATGGGAAAAAAAAATAAGTCAATTGACATTTGTAAGATACCAAGAGAAACTGGGAAAAAGAAGTGAGACATTTCTATTCTTGAATATTGAATTTTTTCTTGATAGATATCAGTTAAGATCCAATTTATCGTATTAAACATATATAAAAAATGCTCCTGTTGTAGCTAGAAAAGAGTACTCATAACGACAGAATGCCCGATAACTTCCCATGTCAatgaaaattatttataattaagCAACTACAACTAGACCTCAAACCAAATTTAGCCTGAATAGGTTTTATGAATCATTCATATCCATCTGCTCTATAACCTCTGTTTGAATCCTCTATACCCCAAATTATTTGTGGTTTTAAATATAGGAACTTTGTATTAAAAAAGGTTCAAGCTTTTTATAAATATCACAATGAGTAAGCTAATTACTACATTCATCAACCTTCTAGCAGCAGCCACTAAGCTAATTTTGAAAGGGTTACTTCCAAATTGGCTTTGGGTCTCCTGGAACCCACTAAAAGTTCAAgctctatataaatatcacaatGTGTAAGCTAATTACTGCATTCATCAACCTTCTTAGCAATCACCTACCTACATTTAAGAATGGTTACCTTCAAATCACCATATTTGCTTTGGGCCTCCTGGTCCCCGGAACCCACTAAAAGATTTAAGCTTTGCATAGATATCACAATGAGTAAGCTAATTACTACATTCATCAACCTTCTCAGCAATCACTAAGCTAATTTAAAAAGGGTTACCTCCAAATCACCACCAAATTGGCTTTGGGTCTCCTGGAACCCACTAAATGATTCAAGCTTTGTACAAATATCACAATGAGTTAACTAATTACTACATTCATCAACCTTCTCAGCAGCCACTAAGCTAAATTTAAAAGGGGTTTCCTCCAAATCACCACCAAATGGCTTTGGGTCACCTGGAACCCACTAAATGATTCAAGCTTTGTACAAATATCACAATGAGTAAGCTAATTACTACATTCATCAACCTTTTTAGCAGCCACTATGCTAAATTTAAAAAGGGTTACCTCCAAATCACAACCAAATTGGCTTTGGGTCTCCTGGAACCCATTAAAATTATCAATGTCATGATCGACTTCATCCTCTAGAGCTTTAGTTGTGACATCCTCGTCGAACACTATAGCGTTAGGATTTATCTCTCGAGTGCCTCCTCACCTACTTCCTTTTGCTCTATAACCTCTATTTGAATCCTCTATACCCCAAtttatttgttttcaaatatAGGAACGTTGTACAAAAAATGGTTCAAGCTTTGTATAAATATCACAATGAGTAAGCTAATTACTACATTCATCCTTCTTAGCAGCCACTAAGCTAAATTTAAAAAGGTTTACCTCCAAATCACCACCAAATTGGCTTTGGGTCTCCCGGAACCCATTAAAATTATCAATGTCATCGTCGTCGTCCTCCTCTACAGCTCTAGTTGCGACATCCTCATCAAAACTATAGCGTTAGGATTTTTCTCTCAAGTTTCCTCCTCACCTACTTCCTTTTGCTCTATAACATCTATTAGAACCCTCTATACCCCAAATTATTTGGTTTCAAATATAGGAACTTTGTACAAGAAAAGGTTCAAGCTTTGTATAAATATCATAATGAGTACGCTAACTACTACATTTATCAACCTTCTTGGCAGTCACTAAGCTAAATTTAAATGGGGCTACCTCAAAATCACCACCAAATTGGCTTTGGGTCTCCCGGAACCCATTAAAATTATCAATGTCATCGTCGTCGTCCTCCTCTACAGCTCTAGTTACGACATCCTCATCAAAACTATAGTGTTAGGATTTCTCTCTCGAGTTTCCTCCTCACCTACTTCCTTTTGCTCTATAACATCTATTAGAATCTTCTATACCCCAAATTATTTGGTTTCAAATATAGGAACTTTGTACAAAAAAAGGTTCAAGCTTTGTATAAATATCATAATGAGTACGATAACTACTACATTCATCAACCTTCTTGGCAGCCACTAAGCTAAATTTAAATGGGGTTACCTCCAAATCACCACCAAATTGGCTTTGGGTCTCCCGGAACCCACTAAAAGTTCAAGCATTTTATAAATATCACAATGAGTAAGCTAATTACTACATTCATCAACCTTCTTATCAGCCACTAAGCTAAATTTAAATGGGTTTCCTCCAAATCACCACCAAATTGGCTTTGCGTCTGCTGGAACCCACTAAAAGTTCAAGCTTTTTATAAATATCACAATGAGTAAGCTAATTACTACATTCATCCTTCTTAGCAGCCACTAAGCTAAATTTAAAAAGGTTTACCTCCAAATCACCACCAAATTGGCTTTGGGTCTCCTGGAACCCACCAAAATTATCAATGTCATCGTCATCGTCTTCCTCTACAGCTTTAGTTGCGACATCCTCATCGAAACTGGAGCGTTGGGATTTCTCTCTCGAGTTTCCTCCTCGTCTACATCATTTGCTCTATAACATCTATTAGAATCCTCTATACACCAAATTATTTGGTTTCAGATATAGGAACTTTGTACAAAAAAAGGTTCAAGCTTTGTATAAATATCATAATGAGTACGATTACTACATTCATCAACCTTCTTGGCAGCCACTAAGCTAAATTTAAATGGGGTTACCTCCAAATCACCAAATTGGTTTTGGGTCTCCTGGAACCCACTAAAAGATTTAAGCTTTGCATAGATATCACAATGAGTAAGCTAATTACTACTACATCAACCTTCTTAGCACTAAGCTAAATTTAAAAAGAATTACCTCCAAATCACCACCAAATTGGCTTTGGGTCTCCTGGACCCACTAAAATTATCAATGTCATCATCCTCTTCAACCTCTACAGCTTCAGTTGCGACATCCTCCTCGAACACAATAGCGTTAGGATTTCTCTCGAGTTTACTCCTCACCTACATCCTTTTGCTCTCTAACCTCTATTTGAATCCTCTATACCCCAAATTATTTGGTTTCAACTATAGGAACGTTGTGCAAAACAAGGTTCAAGATTTTGATAAATATCACAATGAGTAAGATAATTACTACATTCATCAACCTTCTTAGCAGCCACTAAACTAATTTTAATAGGGGTTACTTCCAAATTACCAAATTGGCTTTGGGTCTCCTGGAACCCATTAAAAATTCAAGCTTTTTATAAACATCAGGATGTGTAAGCTAATTACTACATTCATCAACCTTCTTAGCAATCACTAAGCTAAATTTTTAAAAGGTGTTATCTCCAAATCAACAAATTGGCTTTGGGTCTCCTGGAACCCACTACAAGATTCAAGCTTTGTATAAATATCACAATGAGTAAGCTAATTACTACATTCATGAACCTACTTAGCCATCACTAAGCTAAATTTAAAAAGGGTTACCTCCAAATCACAACCAAATTGACTTTGGATCTCCTGGAACCAATTAAAATTATCAATGTCATCGTCGTCCTCCTCCACCTCCTCTACAGATCTAGTTGTGACATCCTCATCGAAAACTATAGCGTTAGGATTTCTCTCGAGTTTCCTCCTCACCTACTTCCTTTTGCTCTATAACATCTATTAGAATCCTCTATACCCCAAATTATTCGGTTTCAAATATAGGAActttgtgcaaaaaaaaagtgcaaGCTTTGTATAAATATCATGATGAGTACGCTAACTACTACATTCATCAACCTTCTTAGCAGCCACTATGCTAAATTTAAAAAGGGTTACCTCCAAATCACCACCAAATTGGCTTTGGGTCTCTTGGAATCCACCAAAATTATCaatgtcatcatcatcgtcttcCTCTACAGCTTTAGTTGCGACCTCCTCATCAAAAACCGGAGCGTTGGGATTTCTCTCTCGAGTTTCCTCCTCATCTACTTCCTTTTGCTGAAGTAAAGCCTCCTTCAATATCTTCGAGCTAATACTAGACGATATAACCTGTCAACAACCAGCAAACCCACAGATTTAAATCAGCACATTCCATAATACTACAACAGCAACAACAGCACACCCAATAAAAGAAAAGGAATTCGAAGCACATACAAAAAAATATGACAACAAACAAAATAGCAAGATATACAAAGCAAATGCAGTAATAGATAGTAATACACATCAAAGAATagacaactacaacaacaacataccccgtgtaatcccacaagtgagggtagagtgtacgcagaccttacccctaccatggaaggtagagaggttgtttccgatagaccctcagctcaaagaAAGGCAAACCAAATCATACGATAATCAAAGTACCATACACAACAGATAATAACAGAAATCAAAGAATAGACAACTACGCGATTACTAAATAAGTACATGCCATAATACCACTaaataaaaccaaaaaaaaaaaaaaggttaattgGGCTTTTgcctgttgttgttgttggtgagATTTAGGAGCTTTGGAACGTTTTTTAGAGGAAGCTTTGGAGTTGGTGTCATCTTCAAGAAAGGGTTCTGGATTTGTGAGGCGTTCTCTCTTCTTCCCCATTTTGTCTGGTGTAGCACTTGTTGTAATTCTGTGTTTTTTTAGGGCTACACTACTTTGCGCCAACGTCTAATTATCTCTTATATacgaccctttttttttttttttgatagaaAATGGTATTTTTTCTAATTTAATGGGGTACTAGTTTTTTCGGTTCttatattaatttttatatatCGAAAAATATTACGGGTTTTTTTATACTATTATAGAAACATGGATTTGAGAATTAGGATCGTCGATCAAGGGGGTAGTATTGTAATTTCACAGCCAAAATTAAAGCATTTCCTTTGATTCTTCCATGGGCCCTAATTCTCATTCGATTTCTTTTATTTGTATCTTCAATATATTTTGCTATGCTCATTTACATATGTACGGTATTACAAATGATGTCATTTCAAATAGTATGTAATAATTATCAGTTAATCACATGTCACTTTTTACACTTTTACTTTTCACTCTTTTCTGTATACTCACGTAACTTCATTTCATCTATAAACTCTTTAATACTTTTATAGTCAATGGCATGAATATGTACTATTTATATTTAGTTGGGCATTTTATATACACTTTtggtttcaatttatatgacacttttttttagttaattaaaaaaattgacatCTTTTTATATTTCgtaacaatttaacttcaaaCGTTCCATTTCATCCTTactgaaatgatttacaaccacagaAATTTTTATAACTTATTctagatcacaaatttcaaaagtatttctttattttttaaaaactcTATGTCCCGTCAAACACCATCATATAAATTGTGACAAAGGAAGTAATATATTGTGGCATATTTTCTAAAATATCCAAACAAAGCTTTATCATTTTAGTAATTAATTTCACTGGCTTTATTAACTAAATCGAATGTTCATATGTGCCTCTTGTATAAAATATTTTGATTATATAATTAAGAAGAAACTAATCTAACTTATAAAATACACACAATAGTAAAACAAAACATCAAAATTTAATGCAATAAAAAACGTTTGGGAATAAATTAATTTTGACGGAGGATGAAATTCAAATAAATGATGGAGGATGAAATTCTTTAactttttttgacttataaaaaTGTTCTTGAAGTACTTTCTAGAGAGTTTAATCAAAAGTACTAGCAAATAAGAAAACGTTAAAATGCGTTTCTTCTCATTGTTGTTGTCTGTTAATAGCAAATGATGTTATTAAAAAGGTTCAAGTTCAGCATTGTAATAATTTCATTCCATTCacaaaaaatattagaaagttggagaaatttttattttatttttattcccaaattctttcaaaaaataTATGTTATATGAAACAATATTTTTCTTAATAAATAGAACTCTTTATCTCAAATCTATGTTTATTTGGGGAAAATATTCCTTAAATCTTTGATACCCAATAAAACCGAATATATTAGGATAGATATTATCAAAGTTGACTTCAAAGTAGCAAACTTTAATTTCTTAGTAGTCTATGTTTTCCGAAATAGTATTACTTTAACG
Protein-coding sequences here:
- the LOC132617301 gene encoding bystin, with the translated sequence MGKKRERLTNPEPFLEDDTNSKASSKKRSKAPKSHQQQQQVISSSISSKILKEALLQQKEVDEEETRERNPNAPVFDEEVATKAVEEDDDDDIDNFGGFQETQSQFGGDLEDEVDKLLLEDEMLLESFLSKHERPERTLANIIEKMKEQNPQVSSGVQPTPKLDDSIIELYKGVGKHLNKYTSGKMPKAFKHIPSLQYWEDVLYLTEPEKWSPNAMYQATRIFASNLGVKKAERFYKFVLLPRVRDDIRKNKRLHFALYQSLKKSLYKPAAFNKGILFPLCESKTCTLREAVIFGSVIEKVSIPHLHASVALLKLAEMEYCGTTSYFIKLLIEKKYALPYRVLDAMVAHFMSFFDESRVMPVIWHLSLLVFVQRYKTELRKEDKANIRALVERQRHRLITPDILREIEKSRSRGEKEDDAMSIASPLSVINKAIEEDRFDIPDVPMEED